The following are encoded in a window of Manihot esculenta cultivar AM560-2 chromosome 8, M.esculenta_v8, whole genome shotgun sequence genomic DNA:
- the LOC110621216 gene encoding ELMO domain-containing protein A isoform X2, with protein sequence MTWLASIPFPGLNLIMSAKTLRRRLHHGDVDGRREENFDTSGYDSLNEPLLGSHEHDDMPAGGRTLDDIWNSEGRREHLHWTFILSQLIAEWAQWLANIVLGSGSLIGRFLPFAAQSGSNRNLLHPYLSPLQEERLGNLRRRLGVPFDGSQVEHQDALKLLWRLAYPGRELPELKSELWKEMGWQGSDPSTDFRGGGFISLENLIFFAKKFPDSFQRLLHKKDGNRAEWEYPFAIAGINISFMLIQMLGLQTGKLSTPAGIKFVELLAGDEMAFDNLYCVAFQMMDAQWLAKRASYMEFNEVLKSTRTQLERELALEDVRSVKDLPAYNMLTG encoded by the exons ATGACCTGGCTCGCATCAATTCCATTTCCAG GCTTAAATTTGATTATGTCGGCAAAAACTTTGAGGAGGAGACTTCATCACGGGGATGTTGATGGAAGAAGGGAAGAAAATTTTGACACATCGGGTTATGATAGCTTGAACGAACCCTTACTTGGGTCTCACGAACATGATGATATGCCAGCAGGA GGACGCACTCTAGATGATATTTGGAATTCAGAAGGGAGGAGAGAACACCTCCACTGGACATTTATATTATCACAGCTGATTGCAGAGTGGGCACAATGGTTGG CGAATATTGTCCTAGGTTCTGGATCTCTTATTGGACGGTTTTTGCCCTTTGCTGCTCAAAGTGGATCAAACAGGAATCTTCTTCATCCTTATCTTAGTCCTTTACAG GAAGAACGACTCGGAAACTTGCGGCGAAGGCTGGGAGTACCCTTTGATGGTTCTCAAGTGGAGCACCAG GATGCACTTAAACTATTGTGGAGATTGGCTTATCCTGGTAGGGAGCTTCCTGAACTTAAATCCGAGCTTTGGAAGGAGATGGGTTGGCAAGGTTCTGACCCCTCAACTGATTTTCG GGGCGGTGGATTTATATCATTGGAGAATCTAATCTTTTTTGCGAAGAAGTTTCCG GACTCATTCCAGAGATTGTTACATAAGAAAGATGGAAATAGAGCAGAGTGGGAGTATCCGTTTGCTATAGCTGGCATAAACATTTCCTTCATGTTGATACAAATGTTGGGTCTTCAAACTG GGAAGCTATCCACTCCAGCAGGAATCAAATTTGTAGAATTACTTGCAGGAGATGAAATGGCATTTGACAACCTCTATTGTGTAGCCTTTCAAATGATGGATGCTCAATGGCTTGCAAAGCGTGCGTCTTACATGGAATTTAAT GAGGTTTTGAAGTCTACAAGGACCCAGTTAGAACGTGAGCTTGCCCTTGAAGATGTCCGTAGTGTGAAAGATTTACCAGCATACAATATGTTAACAGGATAA
- the LOC110621216 gene encoding ELMO domain-containing protein A isoform X3 — protein sequence MSAKTLRRRLHHGDVDGRREENFDTSGYDSLNEPLLGSHEHDDMPAGGRTLDDIWNSEGRREHLHWTFILSQLIAEWAQWLANIVLGSGSLIGRFLPFAAQSGSNRNLLHPYLSPLQISYAQMVCFKEERLGNLRRRLGVPFDGSQVEHQDALKLLWRLAYPGRELPELKSELWKEMGWQGSDPSTDFRGGGFISLENLIFFAKKFPDSFQRLLHKKDGNRAEWEYPFAIAGINISFMLIQMLGLQTGKLSTPAGIKFVELLAGDEMAFDNLYCVAFQMMDAQWLAKRASYMEFNEVLKSTRTQLERELALEDVRSVKDLPAYNMLTG from the exons ATGTCGGCAAAAACTTTGAGGAGGAGACTTCATCACGGGGATGTTGATGGAAGAAGGGAAGAAAATTTTGACACATCGGGTTATGATAGCTTGAACGAACCCTTACTTGGGTCTCACGAACATGATGATATGCCAGCAGGA GGACGCACTCTAGATGATATTTGGAATTCAGAAGGGAGGAGAGAACACCTCCACTGGACATTTATATTATCACAGCTGATTGCAGAGTGGGCACAATGGTTGG CGAATATTGTCCTAGGTTCTGGATCTCTTATTGGACGGTTTTTGCCCTTTGCTGCTCAAAGTGGATCAAACAGGAATCTTCTTCATCCTTATCTTAGTCCTTTACAG ATTTCTTATGCACAAATGGTGTGTTTTAAGGAAGAACGACTCGGAAACTTGCGGCGAAGGCTGGGAGTACCCTTTGATGGTTCTCAAGTGGAGCACCAG GATGCACTTAAACTATTGTGGAGATTGGCTTATCCTGGTAGGGAGCTTCCTGAACTTAAATCCGAGCTTTGGAAGGAGATGGGTTGGCAAGGTTCTGACCCCTCAACTGATTTTCG GGGCGGTGGATTTATATCATTGGAGAATCTAATCTTTTTTGCGAAGAAGTTTCCG GACTCATTCCAGAGATTGTTACATAAGAAAGATGGAAATAGAGCAGAGTGGGAGTATCCGTTTGCTATAGCTGGCATAAACATTTCCTTCATGTTGATACAAATGTTGGGTCTTCAAACTG GGAAGCTATCCACTCCAGCAGGAATCAAATTTGTAGAATTACTTGCAGGAGATGAAATGGCATTTGACAACCTCTATTGTGTAGCCTTTCAAATGATGGATGCTCAATGGCTTGCAAAGCGTGCGTCTTACATGGAATTTAAT GAGGTTTTGAAGTCTACAAGGACCCAGTTAGAACGTGAGCTTGCCCTTGAAGATGTCCGTAGTGTGAAAGATTTACCAGCATACAATATGTTAACAGGATAA
- the LOC110621216 gene encoding ELMO domain-containing protein A isoform X5: protein MTWLASIPFPGLNLIMSAKTLRRRLHHGDVDGRREENFDTSGYDSLNEPLLGSHEHDDMPAGGRTLDDIWNSEGRREHLHWTFILSQLIAEWAQWLANIVLGSGSLIGRFLPFAAQSGSNRNLLHPYLSPLQISYAQMVCFKEERLGNLRRRLGVPFDGSQVEHQDALKLLWRLAYPGRELPELKSELWKEMGWQGSDPSTDFRGGGFISLENLIFFAKKFPDSFQRLLHKKDGNRAEWEYPFAIAGINISFMLIQMLGLQTGKLSTPAGIKFVELLAGDEMAFDNLYCVAFQMMDAQWLAKRGFEVYKDPVRT, encoded by the exons ATGACCTGGCTCGCATCAATTCCATTTCCAG GCTTAAATTTGATTATGTCGGCAAAAACTTTGAGGAGGAGACTTCATCACGGGGATGTTGATGGAAGAAGGGAAGAAAATTTTGACACATCGGGTTATGATAGCTTGAACGAACCCTTACTTGGGTCTCACGAACATGATGATATGCCAGCAGGA GGACGCACTCTAGATGATATTTGGAATTCAGAAGGGAGGAGAGAACACCTCCACTGGACATTTATATTATCACAGCTGATTGCAGAGTGGGCACAATGGTTGG CGAATATTGTCCTAGGTTCTGGATCTCTTATTGGACGGTTTTTGCCCTTTGCTGCTCAAAGTGGATCAAACAGGAATCTTCTTCATCCTTATCTTAGTCCTTTACAG ATTTCTTATGCACAAATGGTGTGTTTTAAGGAAGAACGACTCGGAAACTTGCGGCGAAGGCTGGGAGTACCCTTTGATGGTTCTCAAGTGGAGCACCAG GATGCACTTAAACTATTGTGGAGATTGGCTTATCCTGGTAGGGAGCTTCCTGAACTTAAATCCGAGCTTTGGAAGGAGATGGGTTGGCAAGGTTCTGACCCCTCAACTGATTTTCG GGGCGGTGGATTTATATCATTGGAGAATCTAATCTTTTTTGCGAAGAAGTTTCCG GACTCATTCCAGAGATTGTTACATAAGAAAGATGGAAATAGAGCAGAGTGGGAGTATCCGTTTGCTATAGCTGGCATAAACATTTCCTTCATGTTGATACAAATGTTGGGTCTTCAAACTG GGAAGCTATCCACTCCAGCAGGAATCAAATTTGTAGAATTACTTGCAGGAGATGAAATGGCATTTGACAACCTCTATTGTGTAGCCTTTCAAATGATGGATGCTCAATGGCTTGCAAAGC GAGGTTTTGAAGTCTACAAGGACCCAGTTAGAACGTGA
- the LOC110621216 gene encoding ELMO domain-containing protein A isoform X4 — protein MSAKTLRRRLHHGDVDGRREENFDTSGYDSLNEPLLGSHEHDDMPAGGRTLDDIWNSEGRREHLHWTFILSQLIAEWAQWLANIVLGSGSLIGRFLPFAAQSGSNRNLLHPYLSPLQEERLGNLRRRLGVPFDGSQVEHQDALKLLWRLAYPGRELPELKSELWKEMGWQGSDPSTDFRGGGFISLENLIFFAKKFPDSFQRLLHKKDGNRAEWEYPFAIAGINISFMLIQMLGLQTGKLSTPAGIKFVELLAGDEMAFDNLYCVAFQMMDAQWLAKRASYMEFNEVLKSTRTQLERELALEDVRSVKDLPAYNMLTG, from the exons ATGTCGGCAAAAACTTTGAGGAGGAGACTTCATCACGGGGATGTTGATGGAAGAAGGGAAGAAAATTTTGACACATCGGGTTATGATAGCTTGAACGAACCCTTACTTGGGTCTCACGAACATGATGATATGCCAGCAGGA GGACGCACTCTAGATGATATTTGGAATTCAGAAGGGAGGAGAGAACACCTCCACTGGACATTTATATTATCACAGCTGATTGCAGAGTGGGCACAATGGTTGG CGAATATTGTCCTAGGTTCTGGATCTCTTATTGGACGGTTTTTGCCCTTTGCTGCTCAAAGTGGATCAAACAGGAATCTTCTTCATCCTTATCTTAGTCCTTTACAG GAAGAACGACTCGGAAACTTGCGGCGAAGGCTGGGAGTACCCTTTGATGGTTCTCAAGTGGAGCACCAG GATGCACTTAAACTATTGTGGAGATTGGCTTATCCTGGTAGGGAGCTTCCTGAACTTAAATCCGAGCTTTGGAAGGAGATGGGTTGGCAAGGTTCTGACCCCTCAACTGATTTTCG GGGCGGTGGATTTATATCATTGGAGAATCTAATCTTTTTTGCGAAGAAGTTTCCG GACTCATTCCAGAGATTGTTACATAAGAAAGATGGAAATAGAGCAGAGTGGGAGTATCCGTTTGCTATAGCTGGCATAAACATTTCCTTCATGTTGATACAAATGTTGGGTCTTCAAACTG GGAAGCTATCCACTCCAGCAGGAATCAAATTTGTAGAATTACTTGCAGGAGATGAAATGGCATTTGACAACCTCTATTGTGTAGCCTTTCAAATGATGGATGCTCAATGGCTTGCAAAGCGTGCGTCTTACATGGAATTTAAT GAGGTTTTGAAGTCTACAAGGACCCAGTTAGAACGTGAGCTTGCCCTTGAAGATGTCCGTAGTGTGAAAGATTTACCAGCATACAATATGTTAACAGGATAA
- the LOC110621216 gene encoding ELMO domain-containing protein B isoform X1: MTWLASIPFPGLNLIMSAKTLRRRLHHGDVDGRREENFDTSGYDSLNEPLLGSHEHDDMPAGGRTLDDIWNSEGRREHLHWTFILSQLIAEWAQWLANIVLGSGSLIGRFLPFAAQSGSNRNLLHPYLSPLQISYAQMVCFKEERLGNLRRRLGVPFDGSQVEHQDALKLLWRLAYPGRELPELKSELWKEMGWQGSDPSTDFRGGGFISLENLIFFAKKFPDSFQRLLHKKDGNRAEWEYPFAIAGINISFMLIQMLGLQTGKLSTPAGIKFVELLAGDEMAFDNLYCVAFQMMDAQWLAKRASYMEFNEVLKSTRTQLERELALEDVRSVKDLPAYNMLTG; the protein is encoded by the exons ATGACCTGGCTCGCATCAATTCCATTTCCAG GCTTAAATTTGATTATGTCGGCAAAAACTTTGAGGAGGAGACTTCATCACGGGGATGTTGATGGAAGAAGGGAAGAAAATTTTGACACATCGGGTTATGATAGCTTGAACGAACCCTTACTTGGGTCTCACGAACATGATGATATGCCAGCAGGA GGACGCACTCTAGATGATATTTGGAATTCAGAAGGGAGGAGAGAACACCTCCACTGGACATTTATATTATCACAGCTGATTGCAGAGTGGGCACAATGGTTGG CGAATATTGTCCTAGGTTCTGGATCTCTTATTGGACGGTTTTTGCCCTTTGCTGCTCAAAGTGGATCAAACAGGAATCTTCTTCATCCTTATCTTAGTCCTTTACAG ATTTCTTATGCACAAATGGTGTGTTTTAAGGAAGAACGACTCGGAAACTTGCGGCGAAGGCTGGGAGTACCCTTTGATGGTTCTCAAGTGGAGCACCAG GATGCACTTAAACTATTGTGGAGATTGGCTTATCCTGGTAGGGAGCTTCCTGAACTTAAATCCGAGCTTTGGAAGGAGATGGGTTGGCAAGGTTCTGACCCCTCAACTGATTTTCG GGGCGGTGGATTTATATCATTGGAGAATCTAATCTTTTTTGCGAAGAAGTTTCCG GACTCATTCCAGAGATTGTTACATAAGAAAGATGGAAATAGAGCAGAGTGGGAGTATCCGTTTGCTATAGCTGGCATAAACATTTCCTTCATGTTGATACAAATGTTGGGTCTTCAAACTG GGAAGCTATCCACTCCAGCAGGAATCAAATTTGTAGAATTACTTGCAGGAGATGAAATGGCATTTGACAACCTCTATTGTGTAGCCTTTCAAATGATGGATGCTCAATGGCTTGCAAAGCGTGCGTCTTACATGGAATTTAAT GAGGTTTTGAAGTCTACAAGGACCCAGTTAGAACGTGAGCTTGCCCTTGAAGATGTCCGTAGTGTGAAAGATTTACCAGCATACAATATGTTAACAGGATAA